TTTGTTTGGTGTCGTACCACTTGTCTTGCCACTTCCCATCTACTAACAGTCCCATGGTATTACTCCTAAAATTTGTTATTTTGAAAATCGTCAAATGCTTGTAATACTTGTTCGCGGGTATTCATCACAAATGGGCCACCCCAAGCAATGGGCTCGTTAAGGGGCTCGCCCGTTACAACTAGCACGCGGCTAGCATGCGCGCTTTGCAGTAACAGTTGTTCGCCTTCGCTAAGCACGCCCAAGTGATAAGCAGTAATAGCCTGCGGGTTATCGGCAACCGTTACTTCCCCCTCAATCACGTAAACAAAACCATGATGATGAGAAGGTAAATCTAGATTAACCTTTGCCCCTGCCACCAAACTAATATCTAAAAAGCTAGCTGCAGTGTGGCTAGTTTGCACCGCGCCAACTGTTCCGTTAGCCAGCTCTCCGGCAACTACTCTTATTACGTTGCCTCGCTCATCTTGGCTCAGTGGTATTTGCTCGGCGCTCAGCTCTTGATAATCTGGCGCCGACATTTTGTGCTCTGCAGCCAGGTTAACCCATAGTTGAAAACCTTTAAGTAGGCCGTCTTGTTGCTCGGGCATTTCTGAGTGAATCACCCCGCGTCCAGCATTCATCCATTGCACGCCACCAGCTTCAATCACACTTTCGTGGCCTGCATTATCTTTATGGCGCATCCGGCCATTAAGAATATAGGTGACCGTTTGAAAACCGCGATGCGGATGCTCTGGAAAACCCGCTAAATAGTCATCGGGTTTATCTGACTCAAAGCAATCTAACATCAAAAAAGGGTCTAGGTGGCGCAGCTGGTTATTGCCCAGCATGCGGGTAAGTTTTACGCCGGCGCCGTCACTGGTGGCCTGACCGGCCACCACTTTTTGTAGTTGTTTTAAACTAGTCATCTTTAGTCCTATGCACTGCGTTTATCGAGTGAATATGCGCCGCCACCATGGGCAACCAATAATAAGAATCCACCGGCAATAGCTATGTTTTTCATCAACATAATCATTTGCATTTGATCGCCTGGGTTAAAGTGGAATAACAGACCCGACAGCAAACTAAAACCAGCTAATAAAAATGCCACAGGGCGAGTCTTCCAGCCCACTAATATCGCCAAACCACCAAGCAGTTCTATGGCAATCACCAAGGGTAATAGCGCACCCGGAACGCCCATGGCTTCCATATAACCCTGAGTCCCGGCGTAGCCAGCAATTTTTCCGTAACCAGAGAGGATAAAAATCAGCGCTAAAAATACTCGTGCTGTAGGTTGGCTGAGTTGTTGTAGTAAATTCATCATTGTGTTCTCCGTCTGTTTATTTGGCTCAATGCCATTACTTGTGAACAGATTAATGTTGTTATGAAGAACGATAAACCGTGCACTTGGCAAATCATTGTTCCTATAATGGCAACAATAGTAGCTAGCGAACATGGAGCACTGTGATGGGACAGCTGGAAGAGATGCAAATTTTTGTGCGGGTGGTTGAGGCAGGTAGTATTAGCCGAGCCGCTGAGCAACTAGGGGTGGCTAAATCGGTGGTGAGTCGGCGTTTAAGTGCCTTGGAAAAGCGCCTAGGCAGCAACCTAATGCAGCGTACCACTCGTCGCCTTAGCTTAAGTGATGCAGGCCAGCAGTTTTATCAACGCAGCCTAGGCATAATTGACGAAGTTGATCAGCTTAACCAAGACGCCAGTTGCCAAGAACAAACCTTAACTGGCAGCTTACATATTGCGGTGCCCTTATCCTTTGGCCAAGCGCACTTAAGCAGCGCTTTTGATGCCTTTATGCAGCTGCACCCACAACTTAAACTTAAAGTAAGCCTAGCTGACAGCCAACATGATTTAGTGGCCGAAGGTATAGATTTGGCACTGCGCATTGCCGAACTAAAAGACTCTAGCCTAAAAGCAAAAAAAATCACCCCTATCAATTTTGCCTTAGTGGCCTCGCCGGCCTACCTTGCCAAACATGGCCGTCCCACCAAACCTGAACAACTAAGCCAACACCAAGTGCTGCATTACAGCTTACGTGGTAGTGCTAGTTGGCAACTAAGTGATAATAAAGGGCGTGTTCATCAAGTAGCCTACCAACCACATATTAGCGCCAACAACGGTGATTTTTTGCAAGACTTAGCTATCGCCGGACATGGCATTGCCCATACGCCTAGTTTTATTGCTTGGCAGGCTATTGCAAAAGGAGAGCTAGAAATAGTGCTGCCCGAGTATAAACTACCCGCATTGCACGCTTGGGCGGTTTATCCCAATACCCGCTACTTGCCACACCGCAGCCGAGTAATGATAGATTTTTTAGCCCAGCGTTTTGGTTTAAACCCTTATTGGGATCAAGCCTTAAGCCAGCACTTAAATACTAAGCCAACAAATTAATTGGTATTTAATTGTAAGCAGCCAACAGTAATCACTTATCTGTCAAAAAGCGCTGTATTCTCTGGGCTTTTTATGATTACCTTGCTGCTAAATAAAAGGTCCCTAACAAATTGTATAGGTGACATATAAGCTTTGCAGCGTAACGATATATTCGCGTTTTAGATTCGTTTTTAACTGGTAAGGAAAGTGTTATGCCTATGGTTTTTGATTATCTACTCACCGTACAAGTTGCGCTGCTAATTTTTGCAGTTTTTGTACTTAAATCTTCGATTAAATTTGTACCACAAAACTCGGCTTGGGTAGTTGAGCGTTTTGGTAAATACCAATCAACCAAAGAAGCGGGAATTAACTTTTTAATCCCCATTGTTGACCAAGTATCGGCTCGCCGTTCACTAAAAGAGCAAGCCTTTGATGTACCAAGCCAAGCGGCAATTACTAAAGATAACATCTCCTTATCGGTAGATGGCGTATTGTACTTCCGTGTATTAGACCCATACAAAGCCACCTACGGCGTAGAAGACTACGTATTTGCGGTAACTCAGTTGGCGCAAACCACCATGCGTTCAGAGATTGGTAAAATTGAACTGGACAAAACCTTTGAAGAACGTGATGCGCTTAATGCCAAAATTGTTGCGCAAATTAACGAAGCATCAGCCTCTTGGGGCGTTGCAGTACTACGTTATGAAATTAAAGACATTACCCCACCCTCTTCAATTATGGATTCGATGGAATCGCAAATGCGTGCCGAGCGTGAACGTCGCGCTAAAATCCTAGAGTCTGAGGGCGAAAAGGCTGCGGCAATCAACATTGCCGAAGGTCAAAAACAAGCGCGTGTATTGCAGGCTGAAGCTGAAAAACGCGAGCAAGTACTTAGCGCAGAAGGTGAAGCAGAAGCGATTATTGCAGTTGCCGATGCACAGGCTCAAGCCTTAACCACGGTTGGTCAATCAGCCGCTACAGCAGAAGGGCAAAAAGCGGTTCAGCTGGATCTTGCAACTAAAGCGATTGAAGCTAAACACGCCATTGCTAAAGAATCGAGTGTGGTATTGTTGCCCGACAGCAGCACCGAAGCGGGCTCTTTAGTTGCTCAAGCCACCACCATTTTAAATACCCTAAATAGAGGCTAGCCCTATGGCAGAACTGT
The Agarivorans aestuarii DNA segment above includes these coding regions:
- a CDS encoding pirin family protein; the encoded protein is MTSLKQLQKVVAGQATSDGAGVKLTRMLGNNQLRHLDPFLMLDCFESDKPDDYLAGFPEHPHRGFQTVTYILNGRMRHKDNAGHESVIEAGGVQWMNAGRGVIHSEMPEQQDGLLKGFQLWVNLAAEHKMSAPDYQELSAEQIPLSQDERGNVIRVVAGELANGTVGAVQTSHTAASFLDISLVAGAKVNLDLPSHHHGFVYVIEGEVTVADNPQAITAYHLGVLSEGEQLLLQSAHASRVLVVTGEPLNEPIAWGGPFVMNTREQVLQAFDDFQNNKF
- a CDS encoding DoxX family protein, yielding MMNLLQQLSQPTARVFLALIFILSGYGKIAGYAGTQGYMEAMGVPGALLPLVIAIELLGGLAILVGWKTRPVAFLLAGFSLLSGLLFHFNPGDQMQMIMLMKNIAIAGGFLLLVAHGGGAYSLDKRSA
- a CDS encoding LysR family transcriptional regulator, giving the protein MGQLEEMQIFVRVVEAGSISRAAEQLGVAKSVVSRRLSALEKRLGSNLMQRTTRRLSLSDAGQQFYQRSLGIIDEVDQLNQDASCQEQTLTGSLHIAVPLSFGQAHLSSAFDAFMQLHPQLKLKVSLADSQHDLVAEGIDLALRIAELKDSSLKAKKITPINFALVASPAYLAKHGRPTKPEQLSQHQVLHYSLRGSASWQLSDNKGRVHQVAYQPHISANNGDFLQDLAIAGHGIAHTPSFIAWQAIAKGELEIVLPEYKLPALHAWAVYPNTRYLPHRSRVMIDFLAQRFGLNPYWDQALSQHLNTKPTN
- a CDS encoding SPFH domain-containing protein encodes the protein MPMVFDYLLTVQVALLIFAVFVLKSSIKFVPQNSAWVVERFGKYQSTKEAGINFLIPIVDQVSARRSLKEQAFDVPSQAAITKDNISLSVDGVLYFRVLDPYKATYGVEDYVFAVTQLAQTTMRSEIGKIELDKTFEERDALNAKIVAQINEASASWGVAVLRYEIKDITPPSSIMDSMESQMRAERERRAKILESEGEKAAAINIAEGQKQARVLQAEAEKREQVLSAEGEAEAIIAVADAQAQALTTVGQSAATAEGQKAVQLDLATKAIEAKHAIAKESSVVLLPDSSTEAGSLVAQATTILNTLNRG